Genomic DNA from Pirellulales bacterium:
CATGCCGCGCGCCGCGCATCGGCCAACAACTCGCCGGCGCTGCCGCAACCGACGGCGATCTTAGTGACGTGGGCCTGTAAATCTCCGACGACTTGTACGGCGTCGATCGACAGGAAGCGCTTCACGCGCTCGACGACCTCGATCAAAGAAATCGGTCGCAACGGACTGCCGCAGCGGCCGGTTCCTAGTCGCCGTCCGTCGGGATCTTCTAAGCGCGTGACGAGCGGTTCGATCTGTTCCAGTCCAATACCCGCGGCCAGCCGCTGATTGATCCCCTCGGGCGCGGAATCAAAGGCGGTGTGCGGACTGTAGACTGAAACGCCGGCGCGGGCCAGCGTCCACAGCAAGCGCCCATCAGGCGCGTCGGTCGTAAGCCGCTTGAGCGCGGTGAAGGGCAACGGATGATGAACCACGATCAAATCCGCCTTTTGTGCGACGGCTTCTTCGGCCGTGGCGCCCGTGATCGTCAGGCAGGTCATGATGCGGCTGGCGGCGAGGCGGCGATCGCCGACCAGCAATCCGACGTTATCCCAAGCCTCGGCCAGCCGTAGCGGCGCAAAGGCATCCAGGAAGCGAGCCACGTCGTCGACAGTAACCATGGAATGACTCGTTGGGGGTAGCGATAACGCATGCAGCGCGCTTTAGCTTCTGCACGATTAAGCATAGCGTAGCGCAAGGACTCACTACGGGACGAGCCGCGACCGCCCTGATGTGCAAACAATTGCAGGCCCGCGGGGCGGGTCGGTTGGTCGCAGGAGGCTACAGCCGTTAGAATCGGCGAGATCGAAAGGACCGAAGTGCATGCCGCCATTTCAAATTGCCATCAAAATACGCAACCTGCGTTTGCCGCTGAAGCGCGCGTTGCAGGTGGCCCATCAATTGGGTGCGACGGCCGTCGAAATCGACGGTCGTGAGGAGATTCGTCCTGCCGATCTTTCCGACTCGGGGCGCCGGCAGTTGCGCAAACTGCTGGATGACCTGAACCTGCGCGTGGCGGCCGTCAGCTTTCCGACGCGGCGTGGCTACAACGTGGCCGAATCGCTCGACGAGCGCGTCGCGGCGACAAAAAATGTCATGCGGATGGCCTACGAATTGGGGAGCTCGATCGTGGTGAACCAGGTGGGCCGTGTGCCGGCCGACGCCGAGGCACCCGATTGGCCCATCCTGCTCGAAGCTCTCACCGATCTCGGCGCGTTTGGGCAACGCGTAGGAGCCACGCTAACGGCTGAAACCGGCAGCGAGAGCGGCGAGGATCTTGCCCGGCTGATCGCGGCGCTGCCGGACGGGTCGTTGGGCGTAACTTTCAATCCCGGCAATCTGATCATCAATGGGTTTATCCCTTTGGATGCCGTGGCGGTGCTGGGCCGCAGTATTCTGTATGTGCACGCCAAAGATGGGGTCCGCGATCAGGCGCGCGGACGCGGCGACGAGGTGGCGCTGGGGCGCGGTGTGGCGGACTTTCCGGCGATCCTGGGGGCCCTGGAAGATTTCAACTATCGCGGGGCTCTGTGCGTCGCGCGCGACCAGGCCGAAGACCCGGCGTTCGAAATCGGCCAGGCCATCAAGTTTCTACAGAGTCTTAGTTAACAGCGCCTGAATTAGCAGCGCCTGACCTGATCGTCGGCAAGAGTCGTTACGCTTCGACCAGCACCGTATCGTCGTGCTGGTAGCCGGGCGCGCAGCAGCAGAGGAAGCGCAGTTCTTCGCGTCCCGTGTTTGTGATCTGGTGTTCAGTGCCGGGAGGAATGGCGATGGCATCCCCCGGGCCCACCGGGCGCGTTTCGGTGGCGATCCGCATCAGGGCTGTTCCCTCGAGGATGTAATAAATCTCCTCGGTCTGCGGGTGCCAGTGCGGAGTCGTCGACAGGCCGGGCGCCAGCCGCGCTTCGGCCAGGCTTTGCTTGACGATGCACGAATTGCGATCGGCCAGCAGCTCGCGAATCTGGGATCCGTCTTTGGTCGTGAAAGCTGCCACTTCGTTGATATTGCGGATGTCCATCGGTGCTAGCAGCAGACAGTGTTTGGAAATGAAGGTTTCAGTCGTCGATGCTTGTTCGCTCGGACGGCATTGCTGATTCACGGGACTCGGCCGCGGCCATCTGCTCGCGTGCGTTTACTTATTTACGTTGGATGCCGACGCGTGCCGGACGGTATTCGCGCACATCCCAATCGGCGGGCCCGGGCAGCGTGGCAAAATCGAAACGCTCGTCAGCCTCGACGACGAACGTACTTCCGGCGGGCGCAGCCTGCCACAAGTGCGTTAGCATGGTGATGATCTCTTCGGCGCGGCTGACGTAGAAGTCGTAGGGAGGGGAACAAAAGACCACCCAGGGAGTGGAACCCAGGTCGGGCAGACGTCTTGCCCAAATAAATGTGTTGGCGGGAACAACCTGCGTGCCGGCCGCCACTTGTAACGTGGCGATATTTTCACGAATCACCGCGGCCGTGGGAAAGTGCTGTTCGATGAAGGTGGCCTGTGCGGCGCCGCGGCTGAGGGCTTCGAGCCCGAGCGCTCCGGTACCGGCAAACAGGTCGATAGCGTGTGCGCCGACGACCGACGGACCGACCAGATTGAAAACAGCCTCGCGCACACGATCCTTCATCGGGCGCGTGCGTACGTCGCCGGTGTATTTGAGCCGGCGCCGCGCGTACATGCCCCCGATTATCCGCAGGGGGGTAGGGCTCGACGCTGGGGGGTCGTCACGCGGCGGATTGCGTGCAGACCGTGAGGGGCGGTTCACGTCGGAGTCCTTTGAGCGCACAATATATGATGCTGATTACGTCGAACTAACGGCAGTGGCGACACCACGGTCGTGCGGCGGGCTTATCCCGCTGGCGCAGCCATTTGAGCATGTCGCGACGTATACAACTATGGTACGTTTACGATTTCCCAGGCGGAAGCGTAAGGTGAGCAAGCGCCGCTGCCGTTTTCCAACACTTTTTCCGAGAGGGTTTGGCACAATGCACTTCCGTGTTTGCCTGGTGATTCTGGCAGCAGGCGTTTTGGCGGTGGCTGCTCCGCGCGTACAGGCTCAGGACTCGTCGAAAAAGGACGCATCGCAGGACCCGGTTGCCGCCTTCGAAGCGGTGTTTTCCGACTGGAAGAAGATTCTGGCCGAACTGAAAAAGAATACCGCCGAGGACCGCGCAGCCAAGCCGGACGATCGTGAAAAGCTGGCCGAGCAGCGCAAGGAAATCTTCAAGCGCGCCGAGGCTATGGAGCCCAAGATCAAGAAGGCGGCCGAAGACGCCTACATAGCAGAGCCCAACAAGCACAAAGACGTGGGCGCCTTTCTGGAATCGATCATTGTGGCCGCCGAGCGTAAGGACAAGTACGAGGAAGCCTTGCGGGTGTCGAACATCCTGATCGACAAGGGTTACGACAACAAATCACTTCCCGCGGTCGCGGGCCGCGAGGCGTTCTGGTCCAACGATTTCGACACGGCCGCCAAGGATTTCAAGATCGCCGCCGACGCCAAAACGTTAGACGAAAAGGGGCAGCAGCTCTATGAGCAAGTGCCCGAGTATCAGAAGAAATGGGCCCGCGAGAGCGAGATCCGCGCGGCCGAGGCCAAGGCCGACGATTTGCCGCGCGTGAAGCTGAAGACTAGCAAGGGGGACATCGTCGTCGAGTTGTTCGAGAACGAGGCGCCCAACACCGTTGCCAATTTCATCAGTCTAGTTGAAGCCAAGAAATATGACGGTACCCCATTTCACCGTGTGATCCACGG
This window encodes:
- the rsmD gene encoding 16S rRNA (guanine(966)-N(2))-methyltransferase RsmD; the protein is MRSKDSDVNRPSRSARNPPRDDPPASSPTPLRIIGGMYARRRLKYTGDVRTRPMKDRVREAVFNLVGPSVVGAHAIDLFAGTGALGLEALSRGAAQATFIEQHFPTAAVIRENIATLQVAAGTQVVPANTFIWARRLPDLGSTPWVVFCSPPYDFYVSRAEEIITMLTHLWQAAPAGSTFVVEADERFDFATLPGPADWDVREYRPARVGIQRK
- a CDS encoding Nif3-like dinuclear metal center hexameric protein; protein product: MVTVDDVARFLDAFAPLRLAEAWDNVGLLVGDRRLAASRIMTCLTITGATAEEAVAQKADLIVVHHPLPFTALKRLTTDAPDGRLLWTLARAGVSVYSPHTAFDSAPEGINQRLAAGIGLEQIEPLVTRLEDPDGRRLGTGRCGSPLRPISLIEVVERVKRFLSIDAVQVVGDLQAHVTKIAVGCGSAGELLADARRAACDCFVTGETRFHTALEAEATGMTLVLTGHYASERFALDWLAEVLARQFPAAKVWASSQERDPLRWA
- a CDS encoding peptidylprolyl isomerase; this translates as MHFRVCLVILAAGVLAVAAPRVQAQDSSKKDASQDPVAAFEAVFSDWKKILAELKKNTAEDRAAKPDDREKLAEQRKEIFKRAEAMEPKIKKAAEDAYIAEPNKHKDVGAFLESIIVAAERKDKYEEALRVSNILIDKGYDNKSLPAVAGREAFWSNDFDTAAKDFKIAADAKTLDEKGQQLYEQVPEYQKKWARESEIRAAEAKADDLPRVKLKTSKGDIVVELFENEAPNTVANFISLVEAKKYDGTPFHRVIHGFVAQGGDPKGDGTGGPGYTIACECGRDDHREHFRGSMSMAHAGKDTGGSQFFLTFTPTAHLDGLHTVFGRIIEGLDVLSELQKRDPGAANPPEADKIIKATVVRKRDHKYEPVTLAK
- a CDS encoding sugar phosphate isomerase/epimerase family protein, producing the protein MPPFQIAIKIRNLRLPLKRALQVAHQLGATAVEIDGREEIRPADLSDSGRRQLRKLLDDLNLRVAAVSFPTRRGYNVAESLDERVAATKNVMRMAYELGSSIVVNQVGRVPADAEAPDWPILLEALTDLGAFGQRVGATLTAETGSESGEDLARLIAALPDGSLGVTFNPGNLIINGFIPLDAVAVLGRSILYVHAKDGVRDQARGRGDEVALGRGVADFPAILGALEDFNYRGALCVARDQAEDPAFEIGQAIKFLQSLS
- a CDS encoding cupin domain-containing protein — protein: MDIRNINEVAAFTTKDGSQIRELLADRNSCIVKQSLAEARLAPGLSTTPHWHPQTEEIYYILEGTALMRIATETRPVGPGDAIAIPPGTEHQITNTGREELRFLCCCAPGYQHDDTVLVEA